In Osmia lignaria lignaria isolate PbOS001 chromosome 13, iyOsmLign1, whole genome shotgun sequence, the DNA window tttattaaagTATGTTCTACAAATGATTAACAGTTACCAATAGTGGTTTCACAGAATTTCTCTTCTGCAACTTCATTAGCCAAGTTGGCGCCCATCAAGACATAACATTGAATTCTTAAATTTTGTTCAATGATTTTAGAAATCAGCTGAATGTTTGATCCATCACCTCGATCAAAACCCTTCGTGAAAAATCAGGAATATTTGGATCAAAATGATGATCATCAAATAAATCTAGTCTAATAATTAATACCTTAATTAGGGATAGACCAACAGCAGTTGgtttaattttatctaataatGTTGCGCATAGAGTTCGTATAAATTGATGAGGTATTACAAAAATAAGGATATCTGCATCTTTTGCAGCTTCGACAACGTCCGGAATGGCAACCTGAAAGGTACACGTGGAGTAAATTATAGAGTTCATTTATTACATAAGAAttacatcatttatttttataacattcttTTTGATTTTCTAAGTCACATATACTCGTGTAATTTCCTTGTACATCTGTCAAACAAATGAATCATCATTGTTGAAAATATATGCAACATTGTTGCACATATTTGCATATTTGAATATGTATGAGTGATTGCATAAGCATCAACAATCTAGAATTAATAGATTTTGTAAATACAACTTTAAAAGCTGCTTTCTTCCTTTAAATATGGaaaattatcaataaaaaagaTACTTGTCAAATATTTGTTATCctcaaaattatacatatatcacTGATTCAACCCCTATCAAGTAAAAACTGGACTAAAAGTAatcaatttgtaattttacCTATAATTGTGCAACTTGTAATTTAAACACGTAGATTATTTTTTGAATGAAAGAAATCAAGAGCTTATCAGCTTTACAGCTCAATGATTTTATCACCGGACGTCAACACTTGAAATTTAAAGATCTAATTTCCGTTGTGTTTTATCTATAATGTAGATGTACGAGGTGTTTGTactaatttgtaaatttaattaggAAGCGAATGAGCAGACCAGGATTGATGGGATGAAACTCGATTCTGACCCACTTGTCCTATTGATGCCTGGATATTTCAAAAGTCCCTTATTAAAGGATCTGGCAAAGAAATGGATGGCAGAAGAGTTTGACAGACTCTGAAATAGGATATATCCTAGGAAGCTTTTCTAGAGGAATTGTCACAACAACTATTTATGTTTACTCATTGGATCAGTAACAGGACACTGGTATAGAAAAAAGCATCTGATACTTATAGGATTAAGGGGAGAGTCTATATCCTGAATGCGAGGAAGAAACATTCCTTCATCTGATTATGTAATGCTATTATAATAGGAGAGCTTTTATAGTACTTCTATGGTACTTAACATATTAAGCCTGGATGATATCTAAAAATATTGGCTAATCATAAGATTGATCAGGCATGAAAGTGAATGAAAGACAATTTAGAAGATATGGAGCTGCCTGAGCACCATAATATGCTCAATTGATACCATTTCTTGTTGTACAACAATATTTACCTAGAAAATTGAAAAGGCTACTTGAAAATTGCTTTTCCAAAAGTGATCATAAATACATAAAGAAGTatattttgcaaattaaaattgCATATTTCATTCTGATATCAATAGATAACATATTAGCACCGTTTCCATACACTAAAGTTAGATTGGAGTAGTGGGAGAAGTACCCTACACCTACCGACTGTAATGATACTACGCAATTTGTATAGCACATGACATATGCCGTATGCGTACTGGTATATAACATCCGTCAGAACACCGCTGCGTTACAACAGATCTTCACGTGTTATATTTCAGAGTACTTTAATTAGGAACCGACCATGAGACTTAACTCCATCCTCCCCAACTTTGAAGCAGAAACAACTCAAGGGCCCATTAATTTCTATACTTGGCAAGGAAACTCGTAAGTCTATTTTTGATTACTGTTTGATTTCCAATCAAAATACTTATAATGATCTTCTATAATTAGTAAGAAAAATGATCATagaccatcatcatcatcatccctCTTttcatgtaattaaaaaatatatttttctattgtatttattttaattaatacatggccacgattttttaaatatttcttatcaaaATACCTTATTAACACTTTTTAAACCCAGAAATCACAAATTTGTTACTTCATTGGGAAGAGGGTtcttaaaaagatttatatttattaaatattattaatgtaaAGTTCTCAAGAAAAGTATactttattatatattacacGATatgtgaattaaataaaaatttttatgtaaatattgGTATGTAAGTAAATGTCTGGGTCTAAGAAGACCCACCGATGATCgtgtgaatattaattaattttattcttcttatttaaataaaaattgcttaATTCTATAGGCAAGTTCTCTCatataattcaaatattaatgtaatttggTGACTCCTTGCAAATGAACATAAACAGTAAACAGATTTGTCATAGATTCGACCTTCCGTATGGTACGTGACTGTATTACATACTGAAAAAATCGCATAGAACAAATAGTTCACATAAATTGAGGGATGACTATAgtatgaaacaattttttaattaaaaagcttAAGCTGTATTTATCGCCTTTATCAGCGTAATAAAGAAATAGCCGTCATCCGTACCATCTTATCCAGAATGAATAAATTACTTTGCATATTGTGCGAAGAAACGTTTAGAGATTCCATGTTATCAGGGGAGATATACAATAtaggaatgaaaatttaattttagaatttaaaaaaataagcaATCAAATCACAACACTAAGCaatcaaattttgaaatttgggaaacttctatttcttcatatacataaatacattaataaataatgacaTTATCGTATGATTAACTACCATGTCGCGTCGAGATAATAGGCATATAATAGTAATTCTTTAATCACTTAAGTTATAATTAAACAACAATAGTAGCaagtagaagataaaaatgacCTCAGGAATTTCTGATCAAGTCCCTAACATTTGATAagacttaaaaaaaaatttcagttAGCCTAATCCACTCATCTCATCCTGTTATGGTtccttttatatatttaattcattaacaGCAGGaatgagaaaatataaatacatagTTTTCTACAAAGAGTGTGCCCCAGTTGGGTCATCTCGCCAACGTTTCCGGTGATCATAATAGTGACCGAAAGTGGACCAATCCTCCAATGGCCACTACATATGAAAAAAGTTCACTCGtacaattttcatagaaatataTCTTCGCCGACTGATGAATACAACCACGTATGTTCTTATCGACGAGATAACAGAATCATGCCCATCCTCAGCTGGGTGCAAAACTAGCAAGTGCTTATGTGTGACATATGCCAGCTATTTAAGCGCGTGACATATGTCATTCAAGTTGGCTCAGGTGGTTGACTTATACCCTTTGATACTGATGAAAGTAGATATGACAGcacagaataataaaaaatagtgtaatattctaatttttataaaaattgaaaaatataatccctgatataataaacaatattttttaacaatttttcattacaGATGGGTTGTTCTATTCTCTCATCCTGCTGATTTCACACCAGTTTGTACTACTGAATTAGGACGTTTAGCAGTACATCAACCTCATTTTGAACGTCGCAACACGAAACTGCTAGCTCATTCTGTTGATAAGCTGAAGGATCATGTTGATTGGGTTAATGTAAGTTGAAGAAACAACAAAATCAaactaaaagaaaaatacagaatGAGTTACCCCAGGCAAGCCACTTTGAAGTTGATTTTAAAATCCCTTAAGTCCTTTTTTCTATCtcaaaaaaatatacaatttatttagaTGGCTTGTCTTAGGTGACACCTTGTATATGAAGAGCACATTGCCTTTTCTAAGAAATGTTACAAAAACtagatttcttcttttaaagacTCATAAAAACTAGGTAGAGACACCAATCTCTTTTTGTGTCTTAAGATGTAAGGGGACCTTTTATAGGTATAGGTACCATTGGGGATAACAATGGCTCatcctttcattttttatatataatgatgCATAAGTTCTACTATTTTTAGATATTTGATTAAAAAGTAGATTTTTCATATCTTGCGTAACTAATGATGTATAGTGAAAAGCATATTTTACTCAGATATGTGtgcatttataaatatattatcaaTTCTTTTACTGATAAGGGATGTGTACACATTAATAAGAGAGTACACCAGAGAATTATCGTACTGATAttatatattctattttgaagtcAGCAAAAATCTTCCACTAGTTCtgaatgataaaatataatgaaaaagacATGAGTGATTGAGACAGTGATGATACAgcagaaaatatgaaaacaaaAAGTAATATAAAACTGAATTTTACACATTCGAACCCACGTAGGTAAATCTACCCACACCAGAGAAGCGGcgatttttaagaaaaataaaatggttTGCTTTGTCCGAGGTTCGAACGTGTTTAGGAGTTCGAAATTTATGATATAAAGTAAATAATTCCTGTTTTACATAAGAATATATTTATAACAGGACATTAAATCCTACTGCCAAGATATTTGTGGAGCTTTCCCTTATCCAATCATTGCTGACCATGACCGAAGTTTGGCAGTGAAATTGGATATGATTGATGAAGAAAGCAAAGATAATCCAGATCTAGCACAAACCGTTCGTGCTCTATACATCATAAGCCCTGATCATCGTGTACGCTTGTCAATGCACTATCCAACATCTACTGGTCGCAATGTGGAGtaagttatattattatttagatTTATATATTATGGAAAACATGTTaacaattttgttattatttccaGTGAAATATTGAGAGTTATAGACTCTTTGCAGCTTGTTGATAGAAAACCAGGAATAGCAACCCCTGCTAACTGGGTGGTAAGTAAACCTTACTTTTGTTACCTGTGATTCTTATATTTtgataaacatatttaaaattttactaaTGAAATATTTAGCGTGTTTTAAAATCTATTTCGTGTTTTCTTATAGCCAGGAGAAAAAGTTATGATTCTTCCTACTGTGAAGGATGAGGACCTTCCTAAATTGTTCCCTAAAGGAGTTGATAAAGTAACAATGCCTTCTGGAAAGGTTTATGTACGCACAACCACTGATTATTAAGTAAATCTACAAATAAAgctttgaataaaatataattataattaactaaCGTGATCTTAGAAGTGAAATTATAGAAGAAAATATAACACTATTTAAGTCTAATTACAACAGTTAATATGTAGGAATGTTATGttcataaatataaaaacaatagtaatcaaattattattataatttaaaaaatataattgaaaagtcTGTTgcatttttttagaaatataaaataagtaaTACATTTTcacaattgaaatattttttgttaGTATAAGCTTTATAATCTGAAGTTTTAATTGTAACTTGATCCAGCTATTGTTACTACTTTAcagtgtataataataaaatgtgtatttcataaatatcagttgcgtgcttttaattaaatattcatggCGCTGGAATAGGGACGGGCATCGGAACAATCACTGGTTAGTGGCTTCAATTATAATCTAACAAACAAGGGCAATGTGTTATTTGCGATGCTTACATTGTCAGAACAACATGACAGATGCCAAACATGTCTCACATGTTGTTTGACCTTGCTAAAtcatttcaaaatatatttccCTTGTTTGTTATAATTGCTATGTGAAATATTGTCCTCTGCAACTGCCCCTGTACTAGTCCCTGTTTTATAGCATTGCAGATTTGAAAGAAcacataataattattatttaaaactttataataatcaaattataaaattttgttatttaaagttctataatattttaccatctgagtatattttttaaaatatttaatattcttttgctataacattaaaaatattaaacatattcATAGAATTAAGAATGATATCCCTAATTTGTTATGTTTTGTAAAATTATCAGTAATGATATCCTTAGAAAACAAAGACAACAGTATAAAATAAGACTTACTATGTTTTCTGGAAGCTTGTGTCCAGgaagatatttaacattttcatGCAACTGATTTATAATATCAGTTAATTTTTGGCTATTCACTATTTCTTCATAAACATACATCGTCACTCGTGTTTCAAATTTGTTGTTGTACTTGACAACATTGGCACCCACAATTTTTGCAATGGCTGAACCCCTAAAACAGAaaatacataatatgtaatatccGTATAATATTACTATCAGCTTTTATACATGTATAATCATACACGAATTCTCTGTTCTTTTCATAAATAGCTTTTCTTCTTACATAATTCTTTGAGATTATCTTTCAATTTATGTAATGCTTATTTTTTgactttaaaatttaaatgtctattaaaataatttcagatcTATAAAATAGTTAATTTGAACAATTCGATAAGAAATAAACATTGCTTTTAAATGTAacaatcattttattattaaaaaaacataACATTTTTTGTCAAAAGACAGAAGTAATACCTCATCCATTATGTGAAGAATTCcaattatacaaaaaaaagtTACAACCTATTTGTTAGTACtttaaagataataaatttaaacactATAATTTATTAGCGATTTGCACATTTAATAAGATACCTCTTGTATACCTCTTGACATGTTATGCAAGCAATTCTACAAATGTCAGTAATGGAATAAAATGTAGTGATAAGTAGTTAAGAATAAGTACTATGGTCAATTATGTAATAACAAATGTAACATATTTAGTTAGAAATAATGTGAATATACAGTATTTCTATTAAGTACAGACTCCaacttttatttatgaaaattattataaaactgTCAAATACACATACCAATTTCCACTCCCTACAATGCATATCCTCTTCTTTGCTGGCGCACTCATTTTGCAGTATTATAGTATTACAAAATAAGAATTTACAAATTCACGAAGGTGTTAAGGGTATCTTATGACGAACAAAGTGTTGCAAATCCGCGTATTTTCGGGCGCCGATGTACGATTGACTGACTAACCGACTAACTTACAAACTAACTTCAGCCTTCATTGATCTTAGTAACGAtcacaaattattttctaacaGTTGACGTTCAGTGGACCAAGGCCAGGTTAAACGCAATCGCAAACCGTAGCcagattaaattttaaaattagagaTAGTATAATAATACTACAAGCGTTACAAAAGTTTTAACACTTTCAAATAACTTCATTTTcctattaatataaattaccaGTTGTAACGTTTATATAGTAAGCAAACATTCATATgatgtattaattaatataattttaaaggatgtacaaaaataaatacaaaatttcatGATACagtacaaataaattatttgtaaaataaaaagagatcATGATAAAAAGGAATTGTTCAACTGCTAACATAacatttaaagaaataattaatactgTATCAATTTTGATTATTGTAGcaaattatcaataattttgcACCAACTCATTAGTTATTATTATTGAGGTATAAATATCTTCTCTTCTGTCCTCCAATCTTCATAGATGGCATCTTGGTGAAGGGCACTGCAGTATTGAGGTATTAACGTCGTCATCCCTACATATGAAGTAAAtacagttaaaaataaataaatctgttgtatACCTTTAATTGTAAACGTTACCCTTGTACAGTTATACCATTTACACCCTTAAGCATGCTTAATAGAAAGATTGATAGTAGAATGATAGTACAACTTAGATTGtgtaacaattaaaattatttgagaTAGATAACAATATTTATAGTATACTGTATTTATATTAGTGAACTACACTGCTAAcacaatatattataaaaatattggtATTATAGGTTTTTGGAAAAAAGGAGAAACATTACTCTAAATAAGGATTCAGATTAACAAATAATAGTCATATATttgattttcatattacattgtTAAAGATGATTTCGATTTTGTAATATAACAGTTCACAATTTATATAACTGGAAATAAAATCGAAATATCGCTAGTACAATTCATCTATAGAATCTTCTTAATTTGTATAACAATtctgataaaattttaattaaaatatataacaacacataacatattttttacatattacatattatttttcgATATATATGGAGAATATAAGATTTGTACTTTCTACACATGTAtatagacaaaaaaaaaaattagtgcTGTTAAGGGTGCATTGAAATTATTGTTACATGAACTATAGTTAGTCTGATACGAGTacagtttataattaaaaatttaagatacataataaattgaatgaatGATAAGAAATAGAGAAACGATAATTTAACAGTActattaaaatcattttcaacTACTTAAAATATTATGAGATTTATTAACAATCCATGGTCCTTtaagttattttttttaaacatatctTTGTTTTTGTGTTGAATCTTCTGTTTTAACACAATTAGATTGTcttcaaaaaattaattattagaagATTCTTATTTAACACTTGTCATTTAATATAACAGAtctaatataaacattttgtgCGTTTAataagcattatttttatttttatcttaagattcatttgaaaaatttcgcaACACCCCTTTAGATTAAGAACAACGATAAATATTCATGCGAAACATGACACCTGATGTTAatgtttaaaaacattttatttttatcaataaaatataatgtgCAACATGTACCCAATTTAAAgataattctgaaaaaatttatACTGAATACAGTatgtcaaaatatttttcttatatactgtattataaattttaattaagttaaaaattaaaaagaaaaattatgtatgtatatatgtacatttttttttattattactcaAGAGTCACCACTGAGCTATATTTATGACTATGGtctattaaataatatcaataacatgataaaatttttctgttcatttagtattattaaatgtctgtaaaatataagaataaaaatCCTGTTATCTTGatcttgtaaaattaaaattcattttacataCATGCATAACACTGTATTTtactgataaaaataaaaaatattttacttaaaagTCCAACGTTTCACCATTTGTGCATATTCTAAACAAAAATAAGCaaatttttttggaaaaaggatATGTATATCTTGCTATCACGCGCATGGTAACTATTTACAAATATGTACatctattatacatattatatatgtatattcatatACCATTGTGTAAATGTTTGTGTATTTTACAcagttttaaattgtttttatacatatttcaaCAATACAACAACAACAAAGTTAACTAGGACCATGGTTAAACAAAATAACTATTACTGTGGTGATAGACATATTATTAAAGTGCAGAATTTTGaacttattaaaatttatattttgtacttaatttgaaaataaattcattttaataacaCGGAGTTACTGAGATTCcagatataaatttataatatctcAAATAAAATGTCTATCATTTTATGTCAATTCTAATCAAATGTCAGGTATTTCAATTAATCCATCATTAATTATAGTGGAGACAATTAAGCTTACATGTGTTCTGGATGATTACGTATGCAATCGATTAGTTCTGTAGGCTTTATCTCACCAATGCAAATCCGGTGTATAGCTGTGAAAAGAGGAAACCTGCTTGCCATGTTTCTAGCTTTTAACATGTAATTTACCTCTTCAGCAGTGAAAGGACCTTGCAACTTTTGTCCATTCAacatttctttttccaattCTTCGATCGACTATAAACACAATAATTCATgtctataattttttatacgGTATACATTTATAACTTATGTAACAAAACTGACCTTGCCAGTTTTCACGAAAGCTTCTGAAACTTTACGATTACGGCCACCATAGCATGTAGTAATAAGATCTGCCACTCCACAACTTTCAAAGAAAGTAGCAAGTTTTCCACCAGGGAAAAACAAATCTACGAATTTAATCATTTCCATAAGGCCTAATCTAATCACTGCAGCCTTTGTATTATCACCTAATCCTAAACCATCAACGAAACCAGCACCACAAGCTACTATATTCTAtacaaagattaaaaataaaaatgatttattttttatgaaatttataagTAAGATTAAAAATGACATTTAAGAATATAATTACCTTTAGTGCTCCACAACATTCAACTGAATCAACATCTTCAACAACCACAACTCTAAAATATGATGTTTGTATCAAATCTCTTAGGACAGGAGCCATTCCTTTATCCTTGCAACCTAAAAATtacaatgttattaaaaaaaattatacttaagaatttataaaatttcatatatttcatatacATATTACTTCAGTCGATTTCTCAAGTCGACTATCAGTACGCTTTTTATAAACTCCATCCTCTAAGATTAGAATTGAATTTCTTATTTAGTTGCATCAAAAAAACATTTCAACCAGTTCCGTTTTATTGTAAATTTGTTCTGCttcatttttttatcaattatctGATAGGAAAATAATCCTTGAAATTCGATTaagcattaataattcaaattctcAATTGTTTTCAATCTTATTGTCAGATTACTTTAAAATTGTTTCTAGAAAAtacattgaattatttaataaatataaaatttaaatttttatatgattagatattttgataaaaatattttctctctcTAGCTGATTAAAATATTATCTTAATTCACACATTTTGTATGTTTTACACATTCtgaacaatttaatttatttcgcaCAGTTGTACGTTTATAGTTCACATATTTTTTGTACGTTTTGGTATACTATAAATGTACAAACAGGTTCTTTTTTGTACTATCAGATTCTACATAAAAGCGACAAAAAAGCTcatttattattgcattttctATTATTGTAACAAGTATTCAAAGTAACACATTTTTTTTAGACACTCATTATACAATTTACGTATAAACATATTTcataaatacattgaatagtTACCAATAGTAGTTTCACAAAACATCTCCTCAGCCACCTCAGAAGCTAAATTTGCCCCCATTAAAACCGAGACGGGAATACGAAGTTGTTTTGAAATAATGTGAGAAATAAGTTCAATACCGCCACCCTCTTTTTGATTAAAACCCTACAAAACAATAATAgataaatcaaataatttgaatagttgcattatttaaaattacatgCTAAAATTGCTGCTTTAATAGTATCGTAGTTCATTGTATCT includes these proteins:
- the Gpdh1 gene encoding glycerol-3-phosphate dehydrogenase 1 isoform X1 yields the protein MEAKQRVCIIGSGNWGSAIAKIVGTNANKLNKFEDRVTMYVYEEIINGKKLTEIINETHENVKYLPGHTLPPNVVAVPDVVEAAKDADILIFVIPHQFINKICSTLLGKIKPTAVGLSLIKGFNQKEGGGIELISHIISKQLRIPVSVLMGANLASEVAEEMFCETTIGCKDKGMAPVLRDLIQTSYFRVVVVEDVDSVECCGALKNIVACGAGFVDGLGLGDNTKAAVIRLGLMEMIKFVDLFFPGGKLATFFESCGVADLITTCYGGRNRKVSEAFVKTGKSIEELEKEMLNGQKLQGPFTAEEVNYMLKARNMASRFPLFTAIHRICIGEIKPTELIDCIRNHPEHMDDDVNTSILQCPSPRCHL
- the Tpx-4 gene encoding thioredoxin peroxidase 4; amino-acid sequence: MRLNSILPNFEAETTQGPINFYTWQGNSWVVLFSHPADFTPVCTTELGRLAVHQPHFERRNTKLLAHSVDKLKDHVDWVNDIKSYCQDICGAFPYPIIADHDRSLAVKLDMIDEESKDNPDLAQTVRALYIISPDHRVRLSMHYPTSTGRNVDEILRVIDSLQLVDRKPGIATPANWVPGEKVMILPTVKDEDLPKLFPKGVDKVTMPSGKVYVRTTTDY
- the Gpdh1 gene encoding glycerol-3-phosphate dehydrogenase 1 isoform X2 translates to MWYVAVPDVVEAAKDADILIFVIPHQFINKICSTLLGKIKPTAVGLSLIKGFNQKEGGGIELISHIISKQLRIPVSVLMGANLASEVAEEMFCETTIGCKDKGMAPVLRDLIQTSYFRVVVVEDVDSVECCGALKNIVACGAGFVDGLGLGDNTKAAVIRLGLMEMIKFVDLFFPGGKLATFFESCGVADLITTCYGGRNRKVSEAFVKTGKSIEELEKEMLNGQKLQGPFTAEEVNYMLKARNMASRFPLFTAIHRICIGEIKPTELIDCIRNHPEHMDDDVNTSILQCPSPRCHL